The DNA sequence CGGTCGAGGTCGTGGGCAGTTCCACCACAAACTCCACCGCCCCCGGCGCCTTGTACCGCGCGATGCGGGCCCGGACGTGGTCGATCAGATCGACTGCCGCCACGTCGGCCCCGTCCGCGAGCACGACGAAGGCCTTCGGCCGTTCCCCCCATTTCTCGTCGGGCACCCCGACGACGGCCACATCGCGCACCGCCGGGTGCGTCAGCAGCGCCTGCTCCACCTCGATGGTCGAGATGTTCTCGCCGCCGGAGACGACGACGTCCTTGGCGCGGTCGAGGATCTGCACGTACCCGTCGGGGTGCATGACCGCCAGGTCCCCCGAGTGGAACCATCCGCCGCGGAACGCCTCGGCCGTCGCCTCGTCGCCGCGGAAGTAGCCCTTCATCACGCCATTGCCCCGCATGACGATCTCGCCCATCGTGGCGCCGTCGCGTGGCACGTCCACCAGTTCGTCCCCCGGACGCTGTTCGACGACCCGCATCCGGTCCCCGCTCACCATGCCGATGCCCTGGCGCGCCATGAGCGCGGCACGCTCGTCCGCGGGCAGCCCCGCCCACGCCGGCTGCGGCTCGCACGACGAGTAGGGCCCGTACGTCTCGGTGAGCCCGTAAACGTGGACGACGGTGATGCCGAGGGCCTCGAACTTCGCGATGATCGTCGGCGACGGCGGCGCCCCCGCCGTCACCATCGACAACGCGCCGCCCATCGGGCGCGCGTCGGAGGACGCCGCCATCGTGTTGAGAACGGTGGGCGCACCGGCCATGCGCGTGATGCGTTCCTCGCCGATGAGCCGCCAGACGTCTTCGCCGCGCACGGCACGCAGGCACACGTGCGTTCCGGAGACCGCCGTGAGCGCCCACGTGGTGCACCAGCCGTTGCAGTGGAACATCGGCAGCGTCCACAGGTACCGGGTGAGCGGCGCGAGGTCCTGCGTGACCACCTCGCCCAGCGCGTTCAGATACGCGCCCCGGTGCGTGTACATCACGCCCTTGGGCCGGCCGGTGGTGCCCGAGGTGTAGTTGACCGCGATGGTCGCGGTCTCGTCGTCCACCTCCCACGCGTACGGCGCCGCCGGGGCCAGTGCGATCCAGTCGGCGTACGCCTCGACCCGGTCCGCACCCGGGCCACCGCCGGTCCGGAGTGCGCCGGGGCCGCCGCCGGCGTCCGGGTGCACCACGACGGCACCCACTCCGTCCGGGACCCCCGCCGCCACCACGGGTGCGAGCAGTTCGGCGTCGCCGAACAGGAAGCGAGCCCCGGAATGCTCGAGGATGTACCGGACCTCGGGCACGGCCAGCCGGGTGTTCATCATCACCAGTACGCCGCCGGCCAGCGGCACCGCGTAATGCGCGATCAGTGCTTCGGCACTGTTGGGCGCGAGCACCGCCACGGTCTCCCCGGCGGCGAGGCCCCGGGCGCGCAGGCCCGCCGCCAGGCGTTGCACGGTGTCCGCCATCTCACGATGGCTGAACCGCCGCGGTCCGTCGACGATCGCCTCGGCATCCGGGTGCGCCTCGAGCGAGCGCTCCAGGAATCGCAGCGGGGTGAGCGGTGTGTCCAGGCCGGCCATGACGACTCCTCGATCTCAGCGGGTGTTCGCTACCTGCACTGTGATCCTCGGCACGCGCATTGTCACCCCCCGGTCGGGGTCATTCCGAGCGGTCCGCTCCCGCCCGCGGCGCCACGCCGCTCAGGCCCGGTCGGCGACGGGGTTGCGCAGCAGGCCGATGCCGTCGACCGCCACGCCCACCGTCTGCCCGGCCGACATCGGCCCCACCCCGGCGGGCGTGCCCGTGAGGATGACGTCGCCGGGCAGCAAGGTCATCACGTCCGAGATCCAGGCGATGAGGGTCGGGATGTCATGCAGCAGCAGCGACGTGTTCGAGTCCTGCACCACCTCCCCGTCGAGCGTCGTGCGCAGGCGCACCGCGGAGGCGTCGAGGTCGGTTTCGATCCAGGGGCCCATGGGGCAGAACGAGTCGTGCCCCTTGGCGCGGGTCCACTGGCCGTCGTGGCGCTGCTGGTCGCGGGCGGTGACGTCGTTGGCGCAGGTGTACCCCAGCACCACCTCCAGCGCACGCTCGGCCGGCACCGACTTGGCCACCTGGCCGATGACGACGGCGAGTTCGCCCTCGTAGTGGACCTCCTGGGAGGTCGGCGGCCGGTTGATCGGCACGTCCGGCCCGATGATCGAGGTGGACGGCTTGATGAAGATCACCGGGTCCGCCGGTGGCTCGCTGCCCATCTCGGCAGCGTGGTCTGCGTAGTTCTTGCCGACGCAGATGACCTTGCTGGCGAGGATCGGCGCCAGCAGCCGGACCTCCGCCAGCGACCAGCTGCGGCCGGTGAACGTGGGGGTGCCGAACGGGTGGTCCTTGATCTCGTGCGCGCGCATCTCGGCGGGCACGCGGCCGCTGGTCATGTCCACGTCGCCGTCGTCGATCTTGACGAAGGCGACACCGTCCGTGCTGATCACTCGTCCCAGTCGCATGCGCTCATCCTAACGGCGTCCCACCGGACGGCGTACGACGGCGACGGCCCGCCCCCGATCGTGCCGGGGGCGGGCCGTCGCCGTGCCGCAGAAGCGGTCGCCGCGCCTCAGATGCGCGCGATGATGCGTTCGCCCGTCTCCGCGGTGCCCGCGGACCCCGTGCGCTCGCGCAGGTCCGCGGCGACGGCCTGCTCGATGCGTGCGGACTCCTCGGTGCGTCCGAGGTGTTCGAGCAGCAGTGAGGCCGACAGGATCGCGGCGGTGGGGTCGGCCTTGTCCTGACCGGCGATGTCCGGAGCACTGCCGTGCACCGGCTCGAACATGCTCGGATTGGTGCCTGTGGCGTCGATGTTGCCGCTGGCCGCCAGCCCGATGCCGCCACTGACCGCGGCCGCGAGGTCGGTGATGATGTCCCCGAACAGGTTGTCGGTGACGATCACGTCGAACCGTCCCGGGTCGGTCACCATGTGGATGGTGGCGGCGTCGACGTGCATGTACGCCCGCTCCACATCCGGGTACTCGGCGCCGACCTCCTCGACCGTGCGGGTCCACAACGTGCCCGCGTAGGCCAGCACGTTGTTCTTGTGCACCAACGTGAGGCGTCCCCGGCGCGCGGACGCCTTCTCGAACGCGTAGCGCACCACGCGCTCCACACCGAACCGGGTGTTGGTGCTGACCTCGGTGGCGACCTCGTGCGGCGTATCCACCCGGATGGCGCCGCCCGTGCCGGTGTAGGGCCCCTCGGTGCCCTCGCGGACGACGAGGAAGTCGATCGTCGGCGTCCCGGACAGCGGGCTCGTCACGCCCGCGTACAGCTTGGACGGGCGCAGGTTCACGTGGTGGTCCAGCGCGAACCGCGTATTGAGCAGCAGGCCGCGCTCGAGCACGCCGCTGGGCACGGACGGGTCGCCGATCGCGCCGAGCAGGATCGCGTCGTGCCCGCGGATCTCGTCGAGCACGCCGTCCGGCATGAGCTCCCCGGTGCGGTGATACCGCTGGGCGCCCAGGTCGTACTCGGTGGTCTCCACGCCCGGAACCACGGTACGCAGCGCCCCCAGGGCCTGGCCGACCACCTCGGGGCCGATCCCGTCGCCTGCGATGACGGCGAGTTTCATCGTTTCCTCACTTCGCATGGTCCGCGGAGCACCGGGCGGCGCGCCGCGTATTCGTCAGTAGGACACGCCGCCGGTCCGCGGCGGCAGCGGTGGGCGCGGGCCGGCCCCGCCGCGTCGTCAGGACAGCTCGACCTGCTCGACGCGGGAGGCGGACACGGCGTCCTTGAGGCCGGTGAGCACGTCGTCGGACGCCGTCTCGGAGAGCCGCAGGATGATCGTGGCACCGGTGCCCTCCGCGTCGTGCGAGAGGGCCGCGGCCTGGATGTCGATGCCCGCGTCGCCCAGCACCGTGCCGATCTTGCCCAGCGCGCCCGGGGCGTCCGCGTAGCTGATGAGCACGTTGTTGCCCTCGGCGCGGATGTCGAAGCTGCGGCCGTTGATCCTGACCAGCTTCTCCACCTGCTGCAGCCCAGTGAGCGCGCCCGCCACCGACACCACGCCGCCGTCCGCCGTGACGGCCTTGACCTCCACCACGCTGCGGTGCGTGCTGCTCTCGGTGTGCGTGTCCACGCTGACGGTGACGCCGCGCTGCTCGGCCATCTGCGGCGCGTTGACGAAGGTGACCGCGTCGTCGGTGATCGCCGAGAACATGCCGCGCAGCGCGGCGAGCCCGAGGATCTCGACGGTGGCGGAGGACAGCTCGCCGCGCACGTCCACCTGCACCGTGCTGGGCGCGCCCTCCGAGAGGATCCCGGCGACCAGGCCGAGCTTGCGCACCAGCTCGAGCCAGGGCGAGACCTCCTCGCCCACAGGGCCTCCGGAGACGTTGACGGCGTCGGGGACGAACTCGCCGGCCAGCGCCAGCAGCACGGACTTGGCGACGTCCGTGCCCGCGCGGTCCTGCGCCTCCGCGGTGGACGCGCCCAGGTGCGGGGTCACCACCACCTGGTCCAGGGCGAACAGCGGGGAATCCGTGCACGGCTCGGTGGCGTAGACGTCGAATCCGGCGCCGCGCACCCGCCCGGAGACGATGGCGTCGTGCAGGGCGTCCTCGTCGATGAGGCCGCCGCGCGCGGCGTTGACGATGATGGCGCCCTCCTTGATGCCCGCCAGCTGCTCCGCGCCGATGAGGCCCTTGGTCTCCGGCGTCTTCGGCAGGTGCACGGTGATCATGTCCGCGCGCGCGAGGAGCTCGTCCAGGCTGAGCAGTTCGATCCCGAGCTGCGCGGCGCGCGCGGCCGGCAGGTAGGGGTCGTAGGCGACGATCTTGGTTTCGAACGCCGCCAGCCGCTGCGCCACCAGCTGGCCGATGCGCCCGAGGCCGACGATGCCGACGGTCTTGTCGAGCAGCTCGACGCCGTTGAAGCTGCTGCGCTTCCACTCACCGTCGCGCAGCGTCTTGTCCGCCGCAGGAATCTGCCGCGCCGTGGACATGAGCAGCGCGATCGCGTGCTCCGCCGCGGAATGGATGTTGGAGGTGGGCGCGTTGACCACCATCACGCCGCGCTCGGTGGCGGCGGGGATGTCGACGTTGTCCAGGCCCACCCCGGCGCGTCCCACGATCTTCAGGTTGGGGGCCGCGGCGAGCACCTCGGCATCCACCGTCGTCGCGGAGCGCACCAGCAGCGCGTCCGCATCCGGGACCGCGGCGAGCAGCTCGGGCCGATGGGGACCATCGACCCAGCGGACCTCGACATCTCCCCCGAGCGCCTCGACGGTCGACTGGGCCAGCTTGTCTGCGATCAGGACTACGGGACGGCCTGACTGGGTCACGGGTGTGTCTCCCCTGCGGTAGTGGAATATCTGGACCGCCCCAGCTTACGGCCCCGTGGCCGCAGTCCCGACGTCGCATCCGGCGCCGCCCGCCGCCGCGCGCCTCTTGTAGCGGTGACACGGATTGTGCTCCCATACGATGGCACCATCCGCGACGAATGCGGACCGGTCGAGACGAGGGGATCACCCGTGCACGTTCTTTCCCGCACACACAACCCGCGCTTCCGCGCGCGCACGGCGCGTCCGCACCGGATGCGCAGGGCGTGGACGGCCGCGGCCGCGGCGGTCGTCACGGCGGCATCGGCGGTCTCGCTGGCCGCGCCCGCCACGGCCGCACCGGCCCAGGCGGTATTGGGCGGCGGCTCCGGGATCCTCCTGGTGGACGGGGCGGGCGACATCGCGGCATGCACGCTCACGACGATCGGGCAGGACGGCGGCGGCCGGCTCGTGGGCCTCACCGCCGGGCACTGCGGCGACCCGGGCGACGCGGTGGTGCCGGAGTTCGGCTGGGACGGCACACCGGTCGGCACGATCGTCGACGAGTACCCGGCGCTCGACGTCGCCGTCGTGCAGTTCGACCCCGCGTTGGTCGTCCCCGTCAACGAGGTGGGCGGCATCACGATCACGCGCACCGGCAGCCCCGTCAACTTTCCCGGCGTCGCCTGCAAGGACGGGCGCACCACCGGCGTCACGTGCGGCGTCACCTGGCTCACCGACACCGTGCGGCACGAGACCTGGACCCAGATCTGCGTCATGGAGGGCGATTCCGGCGCGCCCGTGGTGGTCGGCACGACCCTCGTCGGCATGGTCAACGCCTTCATCCAGGTGCCCTGCCTGAGCCCCACCGTGGGCACCACCATGGTCGCGGCGCTGGACGCGATCAACGCCGCCGGCGGTGTCGGCGCCGGGTTCCGGCCCATCTGACCGGCACGCACGGTCACGCACGGTCACGGACCGGGAACCTCCGCAAACGACGACGCCGCCCGCCCCCACTGCCGGGGGCGGGCGGCGTCGACTGCGCGCGGTGCGCCTGCGTCCGCGCGCGGAGGGGCGTCAGGCCGTCTCGGTGATGGGGCGGTCGACCCAGCTCATGAGGCTGCGCAGCTTGCCGCCGACGACCTCGATCTGGTGCTCGGCGTTCTCCTTGCGCAGCGCCTCGAGCTCCTTGTTGCCGCCCTCGACGTTGGCGACGAGGCGCTTGACGAACTCGCCCGACTGGATGTCGGCGAGCACCTCGCGCATGCGCTCCTTGGTGGACTCGTCGATGACGCGCGGACCGGACAGGTAGCCGCCGAACTCCGCGGTGTCGGACACCGAGTAGTTCATCCGCGCGATGCCGCCCTCGTACATCAGGTCGACGATGAGCTTGAGCTCGTGCAGCACCTCGAAGTAGGCCATCTCCGGCGCGTAGCCGGCCTCGACCATCACCTCGAAGCCGGTCTGCACCAGCTTCTCCGTGCCGCCGCACAGCACCGCCTGCTCGCCGAACAGGTCGGTCTCGGTCTCTTCCTTGAAGGTGGTCTTGATCGTGCCGGCGCGCGTGCCGCCGATGCCCCGGGCGTAGGACAGGCACAGCGCCTGGCCCTCACCCTTGGGGTCCTGCTGGACGGCGATGAGGCAGGGGACGCCCTTGCCGTCGACGAACTGGCGGCGCACCAGGTGGCCGGGACCCTTGGGCGCGACCATGCCGATGGTGATGTTCGCCGCCGGCTTGATCAGCTCGAAGTGGATGTTGAGGCCGTGCCCGAACAGCAGCGCGTCGCCGTCCTTGAGGTTGGGCTCGATGTCATTGGTGAAGATCGACGCCTGCGCGGTGTCCGGCGCGAGCAGCATGATGACGTCGGCCCACGCGCTGACCTCCGCGGGGGTGCCGACCGTGAGCCCCTGCTCCTCCGCCTTGGCCCGCGACTTGGACCCCTCCTTGAGGCCGATGCGCACGTCCACGCCGGAGTCGCGCAGGCTCAGCGAGTGCGCGTGCCCCTGGCTGCCGTGGCCGATCACAGCGACCTTGCGGCCCTGGATGATCGACAGATCGGCATCGTCGTCGTAGAAGATCTCGACTGCCACGTTGATTTCCCTTCATAGAGTGTTCGGCGGTGCTGCCAGTGCCGAGGACGAGCATTGTGCGTGCGGTGCGTGACCGGAGTCTCCGGCCGTGTACCGGTGAATCTATCGGGTCGCCGTGATCGACTTGGGGCCGCGGCCCACCGCGACCACCCCGGACTGGACGATCTCGCGGATGCCGTAGTCGTCGAGCATCCGCATCAAGGCCTCGAGTTTGTCGCGCGTGCCGGTGGCCTCGATGGTGAGCGCCTCCGGCGACGCGTCGATGACCTTGGCGCGGAACAGGCCCACCGCCTCGATCACCTGTGAGCGCACGGTGGCGTCGGCGCGGACCTTGATCATCACGAGCTCGCGGGCCACCGAGTTGGCCGGGTCCTGCTCGACGATCTTGATGACGTTGACGAGCTTGTTGAGCTGCTTGGTCACCTGCTCGAGCGGGAAGTCCTCGACCGTCACGACGATCGTCATCCGTGAGATGCCCGGCACCTCGGTGCTGCCGACCGCGAGCGAGGCGATGTTGTAGCCGCGCCGCGAGAACAGCGACGACACGCGCGCGAGCACGCCCGGCTTGTCCTCGACCAGGACGCTCAGCGTGTGGGTGGTGCTCACTTGTCGGTTCCCTCCGTCTCGGTCTGCGCCGTCTCGCCGCCGGCGGCGGTGAGCCGGTGCCGATCCTGCGCCTCGGCGGCCGCCTCGATGGCGGCCGGCTCCGCGGTCTCGTCGTCGTCGAACAGCGGCCGGATGTCGCGGGCCGCCATGATCTGGTCGTTCCCGGTGCCGGAGGCGACCATCGGCCACACCTGGGCGTCGGCGCCCACGATGAAGTCGATGACCACCGGGCGGTCGTCGATGGCGCGGGCCTGCGCGATCACCGCCTCGACGTCCTCCTCGCGTTCGCACCGCAGTCCCACGCAGCCCAGCGCCTCGGCGAGGGCGACGAAATCGGGGATGCGCCGCGAGTGCGTGGCCAGGTCGGTGTTGGAGTACCGCTCCTCGTAGAAGAGCGTCTGCCACTGGCGGACCATGCCCAGGTTGCCGTTGTTGATCAGCGCGACCTTGATCGGCACCCCCTCGATGGCGGCGGTGGCCAGCTCCTGGTTGGTCATCTGGAAGCAGCCGTCGCCGTCGATGGCCCACACCTCGGTGTCCGGCATGCCCATCTTGGCGCCGAGCGCCGCCGGGATGGCGTAGCCCATGGTCCCCAGACCGCCCGAGTTGAGCCACGTGCGCGGCTTCTCGTAGTGCACGAACTGCGCGGCCCACATCTGGTGCTGCCCCACGCCGGCCACGTAGACGGCGTCCGGACCGGCGGCCTTGCCGACCGCCTCGATGACGTACTCGGGGGACAGCGCGCCGTCGGCCGGCCGGTCGTAGCTCAACGGGTACGTCGCCCGCAGGCCGTCGAGGTAGGCCCACCACTCGGACAGGTCCGGCGCGGGCGCGGACGTGCGCTCCTCGCGGATGGCGCGCAGCAGCTCGACGATCACCTCGCGGCAGTCGCCGACGATGGGGACGTCCGCGTGCCGGTTCTTGCCGATCTCGGCCGGATCGATGTCCGCGTGGACCACCTTGGCATGCGGCGCGAACGAATCGAGCTTGCCGGTGACGCGGTCGTCGAACCGGGCGCCGAGGGTGACGAGCAGGTCTGCGCGCTGCAGCGCCGCCACCGCGGACACGGCCCCGTGCATGCCGGGCATGCCGCAGTGCTGGGGGTGGCTGTCCGGGAAGGCGCCGCGCGCCATGAGCGTGGTGACCACGGGGATGCCGGTGAGCTCGGCCAGCTCCAGCAGTTCCGCCGAGGCCTCCGCCTTGATGATGCCGCCGCCCACGTAGAGCACGGGCGCCTTGGCGGCGGCGATGAGCCGCGCCGCCTCCCGCACCTGCTTGACGTGGGGTTTGGTGACCGGGCGGTACCCGGGCAGGTTCATCTCCGGTGGCCAGATGAAGGTGGTCTGCGCCTGCAGCACGTCCTTGGGAATGTCCACGAGCACCGCACCCGGCCGGCCCGACGACGCGATGTGGAACGCCTCGGCGATCACCCGGGGGATGTCCGCCGCGTCGCCGATGAGGAAGTTGTGCTTGGTCACGGGCATGGTGATTCCCGCGATGTCGGCCTCCTGGAACCCGTCGCTGCCGATGAGGGTCCGCGCCACCTGGCCGGTGATCGCCACCACCGGCACCGAGTCCATCTGCGCGTCCGCCAACGGGGTCACCAGGTTGGTCGCGCCCGGCCCGGACGTCGCCATGCACACTCCGACGCGACCCGTGGCCTGGGCGAACCCCGTGGCCGCGTGGCCGGCGCCCTGCTCATGCCGGACGAGGACGTGGCGCACGCGCTGCGAGTCGAACAGCGGATCGTAGACCGGCAGGATCGCACCGCCCGGAATGCCGAAGACCGTGTCGACGCCGAGCTCCTCGAGCGACCGGACGACCGACTGCGCGCCGGTCACGATCTCCGGGGGCACGGTGCGGCGGCCGGAGACCGCCGCGGCGGTCTCCTGGGCGGCGACGAGCGTGCCGTCGGACGTCGAATCATCGGCACTGGTGGACGTGGCCTTCCGCGGCTGCGGCTGCGGCCGCGCGGTGGGTGCGCTCACTGCATGCTTCCTCTGGTCGGGCCCGCCGCGCAGTGTTTCCGTGCGCGGGGACGGGGGTGGTCGGTGCTGGGGACAACAAAAAACCCCCGCCAGCAGAAGCTGCTGTACGAGGGTGGCGCGTCGAAGCGGGAACGGCTCAGGTGACTGGTCGGTTCACGCTTGGCCGCGCCAGCCGATTACGAGCAATTCCGAGTGCTTCATGCCCATGACAGTATGCGCGCAGCGGGCGCATAGTCAACTCCAGCGGCATCGAAGGACGACCGGGCGTGCCGGACGCCATCTGCTACCGAACCCGCACGAGGGGTGTCCCATGGTGAGGGAGCCCGAGGCCGGGATGCGAGGATCGGGATCGTGTCGCCCTCGCATGACGTTCCCCCCGATGATACCCCGGCGGAAGAACAGCCCCCCGCCGCTCCCGCGCCCGCGGTGTTCCGCATCCCCGGCAGCGGCTACTTCGTCGTCGCCTGCCTGGCCGCCCTCATCCTCATCCCCGTCCTGAACTGGCCGGCCTACACGGGCTGGCTGCTGCTCATTCCGGTATTCCTCGCGTGGTGGGTGGCGCGCATGCGCACCACCGTCTCGCCCGCCGGGGCGGAGGTCCGCACCACCACCGGCCACCGATCCGTGCCGTGGGACCAGGTGCGCGGCGTCGTGTTCCCGCACCCGCGGGTGTTCGGCATCAGCTGGGCGCGCGCGTATCTGCGCGACGGGACGGTGGTGCGGCTGTCCGCCGTCACCTGGAACGACATCCCACGGGTCTCGCAGGCCAGCGGAGGGCGCCTCCCCGACCCCACCGTGCTGCGCTCGCAGGCGCCGGCCGACGACCCCGGCGACGACGCCCCGGCCCGCGCCGACCGGGTCGAAGAGGACCCCGAGTAACCTCCGCAGCGGGCCATCACACCCCGCGAGACGCCCCGGGTCCCGGGACGCCCCGGGTTCCAGAACGACGAGCCACGAGACGACGAGGTCGAGCATGCCACCACTCCGCTCCAGAACCACCACCGCCGGCCGCGGGGCCGCGGGCGCCCGCGCCCTGTGGCGCGCCACCGGAATGACCGATTCGGACTTCGGCAAGCCCATCGTCGCGATCGCCAACTCCTACACCCAGTTCGTCCCCGGCCACGTGCACCTCAAGGACGTCGGCGAGATCGTCGCCGAGGCGGTGCGCGCCGCCGGCGGCGTGGCCAAGGAGTTCAACACGATCGCCGTGGACGACGGCATCGCCATGGGCCACGGCGGCATGCTCTACTCGCTGCCCAGCCGCGAGATCATCGCCGACTCGGTCGAGTACATGGTCAATGCGCACACCGCCGACGCCCTCGTGTGCATCTCCAACTGCGACAAGATCACCCCCGGCATGCTCAACGCCGCGATGCGCCTGAACATCCCCACCGTCTTCGTCTCCGGCGGCCCCATGGAAGCCGGCAAGGCGGTGGTGGTCGACGGCGTGGCGCAGGCGCCCACGGACCTGATCACCGCGATCTCCGCGAGCGCCAGCGACGCCGTCGACGACGCCGGCCTGGCCGAAGTCGAGGCGTCCGCGTGCCCCACCTGCGGGTCGTGCTCGGGGATGTTCACCGCCAACTCCATGAACTGCCTCACCGAGGCGCTCGGCCTCGCCCTGCCCGGCAACGGCTCCACGCTCGCGACGCACGCCGCGCGCCGAGCGCTGTTCACGGACGCCGGCCGCACCGTCGTCGACATCGCCCGGCGCTACTACGGCGACGACGACGAGTCCGTCCTGCCCCGCTCCGTCGCCTCGCGCGAGGCCTTCGCCAACGCCATGTCGCTGGACGTGGCCATGGGCGGGTCCACGAACACCGTGCTGCACATCCTCGCCGCCGCGCAGGAGGGCGAGATCGACTTCGACCTCGACGACATCGACGCCATCAGCCGCCGCGTGCCGTGCCTGTCCAAGGTGGCCCCGAACTCCGACTACCACATGGAGGACGTGCACCGGGCCGGCGGAATCCCCGCGCTGCTGGGCGAACTGCACCGGGCGGGCCTGCTCAGCAAGGACGTGAGCACGGTCCACACCCCCACCGTCGACCAGTGGCTGGGCGCCTGGGACATCCGCTCCGGCACCGCCACCGACGAGGCGCTCGAGATCTTCCACGCCGCGCCCGGCGGGGTGCGCACCACCACGCCGTTCTCCACCGACAACCGGTGGTCGTCACTCGACACCGACGCCGCGGGCGGCTGCATCCGCGACCTCGCGCACGCGTACACCGCCGAGGGCGGGCTGTGCGTGCTGCGCGGCAACATCGCCGAGAACGGCGCGGTGCTCAAGACCGCCGGCATCGACGAGGACCTGTTCAGCTTCACCGGGCCCGCGCACGTCGTCGAGTCGCAGGAGGAGGCGGTCTCCGAGATCCTCAGCAAGAAGGTCATGCCCGGCGAGGTCGTCGTGGTGCGCTACGAGGGTCCGGCGGGCGGCCCCGGCATGCAGGAGATGCTCCACCCCACGTCGTTCCTCAAGGGGCTCGGTCTGGGCAAGGTGTGCGCGCTCATCACCGACGGCCGCTTCTCCGGCGGCACCTCGGGCCTCTCCATCGGGCACGTCTCCCCCGAGGCGGCTGCGGGCGGTGCCATCGGCCTGATCGAGAACGGCGATCAGATCCGCATCGACGTCGCCTCCCGCACGCTCGAGGTGCTCGTCGCCGACGAGGAGCTGGCCCGCCGCCGCGCAGCCATGGAGGCCTCCGAACAGCCGTGGACGCCCGTCGGCCGCGAGCGGACGGTCACCAAGGCGCTGCGCGCCTACGCCACGATGGCCTCGTCGGCCGACAAGGGCGCGGTGCGCATCGTCGACTGAGGCGCCGACCCCGGGACGCCGAAACGGCGCGCAGCCCCTCCCCGCCGGGAGGGGCTGCGCGCCGTTTCAGGCCACGGGCGTCAGCCGAAGGGGTTGGCCCCGTTGAAGACCACCCAGATCACCACGCCGGCCGCGACGCCGAGCAGAAGGA is a window from the Tomitella gaofuii genome containing:
- a CDS encoding AMP-binding protein, whose translation is MAGLDTPLTPLRFLERSLEAHPDAEAIVDGPRRFSHREMADTVQRLAAGLRARGLAAGETVAVLAPNSAEALIAHYAVPLAGGVLVMMNTRLAVPEVRYILEHSGARFLFGDAELLAPVVAAGVPDGVGAVVVHPDAGGGPGALRTGGGPGADRVEAYADWIALAPAAPYAWEVDDETATIAVNYTSGTTGRPKGVMYTHRGAYLNALGEVVTQDLAPLTRYLWTLPMFHCNGWCTTWALTAVSGTHVCLRAVRGEDVWRLIGEERITRMAGAPTVLNTMAASSDARPMGGALSMVTAGAPPSPTIIAKFEALGITVVHVYGLTETYGPYSSCEPQPAWAGLPADERAALMARQGIGMVSGDRMRVVEQRPGDELVDVPRDGATMGEIVMRGNGVMKGYFRGDEATAEAFRGGWFHSGDLAVMHPDGYVQILDRAKDVVVSGGENISTIEVEQALLTHPAVRDVAVVGVPDEKWGERPKAFVVLADGADVAAVDLIDHVRARIARYKAPGAVEFVVELPTTSTGKIRKNALRDKEWEGRTSRVQG
- a CDS encoding fumarylacetoacetate hydrolase family protein; translated protein: MRLGRVISTDGVAFVKIDDGDVDMTSGRVPAEMRAHEIKDHPFGTPTFTGRSWSLAEVRLLAPILASKVICVGKNYADHAAEMGSEPPADPVIFIKPSTSIIGPDVPINRPPTSQEVHYEGELAVVIGQVAKSVPAERALEVVLGYTCANDVTARDQQRHDGQWTRAKGHDSFCPMGPWIETDLDASAVRLRTTLDGEVVQDSNTSLLLHDIPTLIAWISDVMTLLPGDVILTGTPAGVGPMSAGQTVGVAVDGIGLLRNPVADRA
- a CDS encoding 3-isopropylmalate dehydrogenase, translated to MKLAVIAGDGIGPEVVGQALGALRTVVPGVETTEYDLGAQRYHRTGELMPDGVLDEIRGHDAILLGAIGDPSVPSGVLERGLLLNTRFALDHHVNLRPSKLYAGVTSPLSGTPTIDFLVVREGTEGPYTGTGGAIRVDTPHEVATEVSTNTRFGVERVVRYAFEKASARRGRLTLVHKNNVLAYAGTLWTRTVEEVGAEYPDVERAYMHVDAATIHMVTDPGRFDVIVTDNLFGDIITDLAAAVSGGIGLAASGNIDATGTNPSMFEPVHGSAPDIAGQDKADPTAAILSASLLLEHLGRTEESARIEQAVAADLRERTGSAGTAETGERIIARI
- the serA gene encoding phosphoglycerate dehydrogenase encodes the protein MTQSGRPVVLIADKLAQSTVEALGGDVEVRWVDGPHRPELLAAVPDADALLVRSATTVDAEVLAAAPNLKIVGRAGVGLDNVDIPAATERGVMVVNAPTSNIHSAAEHAIALLMSTARQIPAADKTLRDGEWKRSSFNGVELLDKTVGIVGLGRIGQLVAQRLAAFETKIVAYDPYLPAARAAQLGIELLSLDELLARADMITVHLPKTPETKGLIGAEQLAGIKEGAIIVNAARGGLIDEDALHDAIVSGRVRGAGFDVYATEPCTDSPLFALDQVVVTPHLGASTAEAQDRAGTDVAKSVLLALAGEFVPDAVNVSGGPVGEEVSPWLELVRKLGLVAGILSEGAPSTVQVDVRGELSSATVEILGLAALRGMFSAITDDAVTFVNAPQMAEQRGVTVSVDTHTESSTHRSVVEVKAVTADGGVVSVAGALTGLQQVEKLVRINGRSFDIRAEGNNVLISYADAPGALGKIGTVLGDAGIDIQAAALSHDAEGTGATIILRLSETASDDVLTGLKDAVSASRVEQVELS
- a CDS encoding S1 family peptidase yields the protein MRRAWTAAAAAVVTAASAVSLAAPATAAPAQAVLGGGSGILLVDGAGDIAACTLTTIGQDGGGRLVGLTAGHCGDPGDAVVPEFGWDGTPVGTIVDEYPALDVAVVQFDPALVVPVNEVGGITITRTGSPVNFPGVACKDGRTTGVTCGVTWLTDTVRHETWTQICVMEGDSGAPVVVGTTLVGMVNAFIQVPCLSPTVGTTMVAALDAINAAGGVGAGFRPI
- the ilvC gene encoding ketol-acid reductoisomerase; this encodes MAVEIFYDDDADLSIIQGRKVAVIGHGSQGHAHSLSLRDSGVDVRIGLKEGSKSRAKAEEQGLTVGTPAEVSAWADVIMLLAPDTAQASIFTNDIEPNLKDGDALLFGHGLNIHFELIKPAANITIGMVAPKGPGHLVRRQFVDGKGVPCLIAVQQDPKGEGQALCLSYARGIGGTRAGTIKTTFKEETETDLFGEQAVLCGGTEKLVQTGFEVMVEAGYAPEMAYFEVLHELKLIVDLMYEGGIARMNYSVSDTAEFGGYLSGPRVIDESTKERMREVLADIQSGEFVKRLVANVEGGNKELEALRKENAEHQIEVVGGKLRSLMSWVDRPITETA
- the ilvN gene encoding acetolactate synthase small subunit; this encodes MSTTHTLSVLVEDKPGVLARVSSLFSRRGYNIASLAVGSTEVPGISRMTIVVTVEDFPLEQVTKQLNKLVNVIKIVEQDPANSVARELVMIKVRADATVRSQVIEAVGLFRAKVIDASPEALTIEATGTRDKLEALMRMLDDYGIREIVQSGVVAVGRGPKSITATR